A stretch of the Massilia varians genome encodes the following:
- a CDS encoding HD-GYP domain-containing protein, with amino-acid sequence MTQPNNRPLILAVDDEASNLQLLRQILQDHYRLLFAKDGARALELARQELPDLVLLDVMMPGMSGYEVCAALKAHPETAALPVIFVTALTDTADELEGFEAGAVDYITKPVSPPIVRARVRTHLSLVRMEELRATRLEIVQRLGLAAEYKDNETGLHVIRMSHFSRILGIAAGLSEVEADDLLHAAPMHDVGKIGIPDRILQKPGPLDPDEWKIMQSHVTIGAEIIGEHDGGMLALAAQIALTHHEKYDGSGYPHGLRGEDIPLVGRIVAIADVFDALTSKRPYKRAWTEQEALDFLREQKGRHFDPALVDLFIEQMPAVRAVQERWAEA; translated from the coding sequence ATGACCCAACCCAACAACCGGCCGCTGATCCTCGCGGTCGACGACGAAGCCAGCAACCTGCAGCTGCTGCGCCAGATCCTGCAGGACCACTACCGCCTGCTGTTCGCCAAGGACGGCGCGCGCGCGCTCGAACTGGCGCGCCAGGAACTTCCCGACCTGGTGCTGCTGGACGTGATGATGCCGGGGATGTCCGGCTACGAGGTGTGCGCCGCGCTCAAGGCACACCCGGAGACCGCGGCGCTTCCCGTGATCTTCGTCACCGCGCTCACCGACACCGCCGACGAGCTGGAAGGCTTCGAGGCCGGCGCGGTCGACTACATCACCAAGCCGGTGAGCCCGCCGATCGTGCGTGCGCGCGTGCGCACCCACCTGTCGCTGGTACGCATGGAAGAGCTGCGGGCGACGCGCCTGGAGATCGTCCAGCGCCTCGGCCTGGCCGCCGAATACAAGGACAACGAGACCGGGCTGCACGTGATCCGCATGAGCCACTTCTCGCGCATCCTCGGCATCGCGGCGGGCTTGAGCGAGGTGGAAGCGGACGACCTGCTGCACGCCGCGCCGATGCACGACGTCGGCAAGATCGGCATCCCCGACCGCATCCTGCAGAAACCCGGGCCGCTCGATCCGGACGAATGGAAGATCATGCAGAGCCACGTGACGATCGGCGCCGAGATCATCGGCGAGCACGACGGTGGCATGCTGGCGCTGGCCGCGCAGATCGCGCTGACCCACCACGAGAAGTACGACGGTAGCGGCTACCCGCACGGGCTGCGCGGCGAGGACATCCCGCTGGTCGGACGCATCGTGGCGATCGCCGACGTGTTCGACGCGCTGACCTCGAAACGGCCCTACAAGCGGGCCTGGACCGAGCAGGAAGCGCTGGACTTCCTGCGCGAGCAGAAGGGGCGCCATTTCGACCCGGCGCTGGTGGACCTGTTCATCGAGCAGATGCCGGCGGTGCGGGCGGTGCAGGAGCGCTGGGCGGAAGCCTAA
- a CDS encoding glycosyltransferase family 4 protein: MRVLHFYKTYFPDSVGGIEQVIRQLCVGTSRLGVTNTVLSLSRQKNLAPIQFDGHVVHRVPQNFEIASNACSLQAIGALSRMAREADVVHYHFPWPFMDLAHFMARVNKPTVVSYHADIVRQKHWLRLYQPLKHRFFDSVDTVVAASPNYLASSNVLQRYRDKTRVITYGLDKSTYPQVDPCRLAHWRAKVGPKFFLFVGVLRYYKGLHVLLEAAQGLDYPIVIVGSGPEEQALREQAARLGLRHVMFTGGVDDADKAALLGLCYAMAFPSHLRAESFGISLLEAAMYGKPMISCEIGSGTTYINQHGETGLVVPPSDAAALRRALQALWNDAEMARRMGVRAEQRYHELFTSEQMAANYTDLYKELVARKATANARGSVGLAGVPPTR, encoded by the coding sequence ATGCGTGTCCTTCATTTCTACAAGACGTACTTCCCGGACTCGGTCGGCGGCATCGAACAGGTGATCCGCCAGCTGTGCGTCGGCACGTCGCGCCTGGGCGTGACCAACACCGTGCTGTCGCTGTCGCGCCAGAAGAACCTGGCCCCGATCCAGTTCGACGGCCACGTCGTGCACCGCGTGCCGCAGAATTTCGAGATCGCCTCGAACGCCTGTTCGCTGCAGGCGATCGGCGCGCTGTCGCGCATGGCGCGCGAGGCCGACGTGGTCCACTACCACTTCCCGTGGCCCTTCATGGACCTGGCGCACTTCATGGCGCGCGTGAACAAGCCGACCGTGGTCAGCTACCACGCCGACATCGTGCGCCAGAAGCACTGGCTGCGCCTGTACCAGCCGCTCAAGCACCGCTTCTTCGACAGCGTCGACACCGTCGTTGCGGCCTCGCCCAACTACCTGGCCTCGTCGAACGTGCTGCAGCGCTACCGCGACAAGACCCGCGTCATCACCTACGGCCTGGACAAGTCCACCTATCCGCAGGTCGACCCGTGCCGCCTGGCGCACTGGCGCGCCAAGGTCGGCCCGAAATTCTTCCTGTTCGTCGGCGTGCTGCGTTATTACAAGGGCCTGCACGTCCTGCTGGAGGCGGCGCAGGGGCTGGATTATCCGATCGTGATCGTCGGCTCGGGGCCGGAAGAACAGGCATTGCGCGAGCAGGCGGCGCGTCTCGGCCTGAGGCACGTGATGTTCACCGGGGGAGTCGACGACGCCGACAAGGCGGCGCTCCTGGGCCTGTGCTATGCGATGGCTTTCCCCTCGCACCTGCGGGCCGAGTCCTTCGGCATCTCGCTGCTCGAAGCGGCGATGTACGGCAAGCCGATGATCTCCTGCGAGATCGGCAGCGGCACCACCTACATCAACCAGCATGGCGAGACCGGGCTGGTGGTGCCGCCTTCCGATGCCGCGGCGCTGCGCCGCGCGCTGCAGGCGCTGTGGAACGACGCGGAGATGGCGCGCCGCATGGGCGTGCGCGCCGAACAGCGCTACCACGAGCTGTTCACGTCGGAGCAGATGGCGGCCAACTACACCGACCTGTACAAGGAACTGGTGGCGCGCAAGGCCACCGCGAACGCGCGCGGCAGCGTCGGGCTGGCCGGCGTGCCGCCGACGCGTTGA
- a CDS encoding glycosyltransferase family 4 protein: protein MIEPGLTGGRLDGIGVYTRALMRHLPRTGCTVVPYSWPRVRSKGQDISIGQPMPQSFEAASLVDLATPAAHRVHMPADLFHVTDYRIVRMDCPVVATLHDALPIKYPEWCNPRLRSVKNWLQRKAAAKADHVIALSHFAIDELVDCFGVDPNRVSVVYCGVDEEWLEAPDEAAMAATLAQYKLRAGYFLTVGTLQPRKNVGRLLDAWLSLPKALRDERALVVVGARGWRCEALVAQLETARADGENVVWLDKLTDAQQLRHLYAGAGVFAFPSLYEGFGIPVVEAFASRVPVVASNASSLPEVTQGAALEVDPLDTGLLASALQTLASDARERARCIAAGRQRAEQLTWHATARQTAEVYRALLSQ from the coding sequence ATGATCGAACCGGGCCTGACCGGCGGCCGCCTCGACGGCATCGGCGTCTACACCCGCGCACTGATGCGGCACCTGCCGCGTACCGGCTGTACCGTCGTGCCGTACTCCTGGCCGCGTGTCCGCTCCAAGGGGCAGGACATCAGCATCGGCCAGCCCATGCCGCAATCCTTCGAAGCGGCCTCGCTGGTCGACCTCGCCACCCCTGCCGCGCACCGTGTCCACATGCCGGCCGACCTGTTCCACGTGACCGATTACCGCATCGTGCGCATGGACTGCCCGGTGGTGGCGACCCTGCACGACGCCCTGCCGATCAAATACCCCGAGTGGTGCAACCCGCGCCTGCGCAGTGTCAAGAACTGGCTGCAGCGCAAGGCCGCCGCCAAGGCCGACCACGTTATCGCGCTGTCGCACTTCGCCATCGACGAACTGGTCGACTGCTTCGGCGTGGACCCGAACCGGGTCTCGGTCGTCTACTGCGGCGTGGACGAGGAATGGCTCGAGGCGCCCGACGAAGCGGCGATGGCCGCCACGCTCGCGCAATACAAACTGCGCGCTGGCTATTTCCTTACTGTCGGCACACTGCAACCGCGCAAGAACGTCGGCCGCCTGCTCGATGCCTGGCTGAGCTTGCCGAAGGCACTGCGCGACGAGCGCGCCCTGGTGGTGGTCGGCGCGCGCGGCTGGCGCTGCGAAGCGCTGGTCGCCCAGCTCGAGACGGCGCGGGCCGATGGCGAGAACGTGGTCTGGCTCGACAAGCTCACCGACGCGCAGCAGCTGCGCCACCTGTATGCGGGCGCGGGTGTGTTTGCCTTTCCTTCGCTGTACGAGGGCTTCGGCATCCCGGTGGTCGAGGCCTTCGCCTCGCGCGTGCCGGTGGTGGCCTCGAACGCCAGCTCGCTGCCCGAAGTGACGCAAGGCGCCGCGCTCGAGGTCGATCCGCTCGACACCGGCCTGCTGGCCAGCGCGCTGCAGACCCTCGCCAGCGACGCCCGCGAGCGCGCGCGCTGCATCGCCGCCGGCCGCCAGCGGGCCGAACAACTTACCTGGCACGCTACCGCACGGCAGACCGCCGAGGTGTACCGTGCGCTACTTTCGCAGTAA
- a CDS encoding GDP-mannose 4,6-dehydratase, giving the protein MATDDIPAFIGGREGEGRRALITGLRGFTGYYMAQELTAAGYRVYGTVMPGEELGPDIVAVDLCDRDAVARMVDEVQPDVVAHLAGIAFVAHSDAELIYRVNVVGTRNLLEALAAGKHRPTSVLLASSANIYGNASVPVIDENVTPSPANDYAVSKLAMEYMARLWMDKLPITIARPFNYTGVGQTDNFLLPKIVSHFRRNEKRIELGNLAIARDFSDVRMVARAYRRLLAVAPAGEAFNVCSGSSHSLANLIDMMSEIAGYHIDVHVNPAFVRANDVLTLSGSNSKLTAVIGQLDPTPLSETLRWMYLA; this is encoded by the coding sequence ATGGCCACGGACGACATCCCGGCCTTCATCGGCGGGAGGGAAGGCGAGGGACGCCGCGCGCTCATCACGGGCCTGCGCGGTTTCACCGGCTACTACATGGCGCAGGAGCTCACGGCTGCCGGCTACCGTGTCTACGGCACCGTCATGCCCGGCGAAGAGCTCGGTCCGGATATCGTCGCGGTCGACCTGTGCGACCGCGACGCCGTGGCGCGCATGGTCGACGAGGTCCAGCCCGACGTCGTGGCCCACCTGGCCGGCATCGCCTTCGTGGCCCATTCCGACGCTGAACTGATCTACCGGGTCAACGTGGTCGGCACGCGCAACCTGCTCGAAGCGCTGGCGGCCGGCAAGCACCGCCCCACCAGCGTGCTGCTGGCCTCCTCGGCCAACATCTACGGCAATGCCAGCGTGCCCGTCATCGACGAGAACGTGACCCCAAGCCCGGCCAACGACTACGCCGTCAGCAAGCTGGCCATGGAGTACATGGCGCGCCTGTGGATGGACAAGCTGCCGATCACCATCGCGCGCCCGTTCAACTATACCGGCGTGGGCCAGACCGACAACTTCCTGCTGCCGAAGATCGTGTCCCACTTCCGCCGCAACGAGAAGCGCATCGAGCTGGGCAACCTGGCGATCGCGCGCGACTTCTCCGACGTGCGCATGGTGGCGCGCGCCTACCGCCGCCTGCTGGCCGTGGCGCCCGCCGGCGAAGCCTTCAATGTCTGCTCCGGCAGCTCGCACTCGCTGGCCAACCTGATCGACATGATGAGCGAGATCGCCGGCTACCACATCGACGTGCACGTCAACCCGGCATTCGTGCGCGCCAACGACGTGCTCACGCTGTCGGGCAGCAACAGCAAGCTCACCGCCGTCATCGGCCAACTCGACCCGACGCCGCTGTCCGAGACGCTGCGCTGGATGTACCTGGCGTGA